Proteins encoded by one window of Cloeon dipterum chromosome 2, ieCloDipt1.1, whole genome shotgun sequence:
- the Fcp1 gene encoding RNA polymerase II subunit A C-terminal domain phosphatase, with amino-acid sequence MVKERVVFVGAKGTQQACKLAQWKVKPGDQVSMGKVLLHYCNAGEDKHEKLRANKVGTVTTLLLKEGDSIKPGDEVLEIELCSHPTVMRDLCAECGADLSDEKQQTASVPMVHSVPELKVSIEQAQKLGRVDEERLLRDRKLVLLVDLDQTLIHTTNDDVPVNLKDVHHFQLYGANSPWYHTRLRPGTAKFLEKVFKWYELHICTFGARLYAHTIAKMLDRDERLFSHRILSRDECFDPHSKTANLSALFPCGDHMVCIIDDREDVWNFAPNVVAVKPYHFFQHTGDINAPPGLDKHEQDGSGCVPESLIEKPEKPADEVKAPATNEKTGKLEQKEENPEEKVEKKETPEEKAEQKEETPEEEVEGKETPEEKVEQKGEIPEEKVERKETPEKKVEQKVDSLKEKADENLNKKEVEKEGDKSPESKAKENNKRKEEDFIEINDPDDYLSYLEEILERIHIAYYKEYDETGKVPVMRHVIPKIRTKVLAGQKIVFSGVVPTHVSVNNSRYAQLARKLGATVAEQIVPGETTHLVAARHGTAKVNEARRAGICIVSPEWLMCCSERWERVDERVFPLTKSSKRGVLSERHLRLSANLAESCNPLFVLSSDDLKSMDKEVDDICNETDDESAMDRVTDSDDQDTASEELMKNSSSFAADLETDDDDDESQDAPKAVKRQHEENVESKEPPIKVNSFDKFHSLRESSDSADSENSDGESGNELNEMGLALEREFLLD; translated from the exons ATGGTGAAAGAAAGGGTGGTTTTCGTGGGTGCGAAAGGGACGCAACAAGCATGCAAATTAGCTCAGTGGAAGGTCAAGCCCGGCGACCAGGTCTCCATGGGCAAAGTACTGCTGCATTACTGCAACGCGGGCGAAGACAAGCACGAGAAGCTGAGAGCAAACAAAGTCGGAACCGTCACTACACTCTTGCTCAAAGAAGGGGATTCCATAAAACCAGG GGATGAAGTTCTGGAGATCGAGTTGTGTTCGCACCCAACCGTGATGAGGGATCTCTGTGCGGAGTGTGGTGCCGATCTCAGCGACGAAAAGCAACAAACTGCTTCAGTGCCAATGGTTCACTCAGTTCCTGAACTCAAAGTTAGCATTGAG CAAGCCCAGAAGCTGGGTCGGGTGGACGAAGAGCGCCTGTTGAGAGACAGAAAACTAGTGTTGCTTGTCGATCTCGACCAGACGCTGATCCACACCACCAACGACGATGTTCCGGTGAACCTGAAG GATGTGCACCACTTCCAGCTGTATGGTGCAAATTCTCCTTGGTACCACACCCGGTTGCGTCCAGGCACGGCCAAGTTCCTCGAAAAGGTGTTCAAATGGTACGAGTTGCACATCTGCACGTTTGGTGCCAGGCTGTACGCGCACACAATTGCCAAAATGTTGGACAGGGATGAGCGCCTCTTCTCGCACAGAATCCTGTCTAGGGATGAGTGTTTTGATCCTCACTCTAAAACTGCCAATCTGTC AGCGTTGTTTCCTTGTGGCGACCACATGGTATGCATTATTGATGACCGAGAGGATGTTTGGAATTTCGCTCCCAATGTGGTGGCGGTCAAGCCGTACCACTTCTTCCAACACACAGGAGACATAAATGCGCCTCCAGGATTGGACAAGCATGAGCAGGATGGCTCTGGATGTGTACCTGAAT CGTTGATTGAAAAGCCAGAGAAACCTGCTGATGAAGTCAAGGCTCCCGCTACAAATGAGAAAACTGGGAAATTGGAGCAAAAGGAAGAAAACCCTGAGGAAAAAGTTGAGAAAAAGGAAACCCCAGAGGAAAAAGCGGAGCAAAAGGAAGAGACTCCTGAAGAAGAAGTGGAGGGAAAGGAAACCCCAGAGGAAAAAGTGGAGCAAAAGGGAGAGATTCCTGAGGAAAAAGTGGAGAGAAAGGAAACCCCTGAGAAAAAAGTGGAGCAAAAGGTAGATAGCCTCAAGGAAAAggcagatgaaaatttaaacaaaaaggaaGTAGAAAAAGAAGGGGACAAGTCACCAGAAAgcaaagcaaaagaaaataataagagAAAGGAAGAGGACTTCATAGAAATTAATGATCCTGACGACTACCTGAGCTACCTAGAGGAAATTTTAGAACGAATTCACATTGCTTACTACAAGGAGTATGATGAGACAGGCAAAGTGCCAGTCATGAGACATGTAATCCCAAAGATACGCACAAAGGTGCTCGCGGGCCAAAAAATTGTCTTCAGCGGAGTGGTGCCGACCCATGTCTCGGTAAATAACAGCCGATACGCACAACTGGCGCGAAAACTAGGCGCTACTGTTGCCGAGCAG ATTGTGCCGGGCGAAACGACACACTTGGTGGCCGCCAGGCACGGCACTGCAAAGGTGAATGAGGCGCGCAGAGCTGGCATCTGTATCGTTTCACCCGAGTGGCTCATGTGCTGTTCAGAGCGGTGGGAAAGGGTCGATGAAAGGGTTTTCCCTCTCACCAAATCGTCCAAAAGAGGCG ttctttCTGAACGCCACCTGAGACTGAGCGCCAACCTCGCAGAGTCGTGCAACCCACTGTTTGTTCTCTCATCAGACGACCTCAAGTCGATGGACAAGGAAGTTGACGATATCTGCAATGAGACTGACGACGAGTCGGCGATGGATCGCGTCACAGACTCAGACGACCAGGATACGGCCAGCGAGGAACTAATGAAGAACTCTAGCAGTTTCGCAGCTGACCTTGAGACtgatgatgacgacgatgaGAGCCAAGATGCCCCTAAAGCGGTCAAAAGGCAGCACGAGGAGAATGTGGAGTCGAAAGAGCCACCAATCAAAGTTAACAGCTTTGACAAATTCCATTCATTGAGGGAGAGCTCAGATTCAGCTGACAGTGAAAACAGTGACGGAGAGAGTGGAAATGAACTAAACGAAATGGGACTGGCACTGGAGCGCGAGTTCTTACTGGATTAG
- the Surf1 gene encoding surfeit locus protein 1 has translation MGWFLLAMPVTAFALGTWQVKRREWKLKLIEELSERSRRNPVELPADFSEIENLEYCPLKVRGTFDHSKEVFLGPRSLLTSEDTSSALMPGKSGVLVVTPFKLADRDETILVQRGWIPSNKKNPQTRMEGQVEGEIELTGVVRTNEQRTAFIPRSQPAHKMYYFRDLDTMSRELGTEPIMIDANANSTVSGGPIGGQTRVTLRNEHFSYILTWYSLSAFTGYMWYRNVIKKVPLL, from the exons ATGGGTTGGTTTCTGTTG GCCATGCCAGTTACTGCATTTGCTCTTGGCACATGGCAAGTGAAAAGGCGAGAATGGAAACTGAAACTTATTGAGGAGCTGTCGGAGAGGTCGAGAAGGAACCCCGTGGAGTTACCAGCAGA CTTTagtgaaattgaaaacttgGAGTATTGTCCTCTGAAAGTGAGAGGAACGTTCGACCACTCAAAAGAAGTGTTCCTCGGGCCTCGCTCCCTTCTGACCTCAGAGGACACCAGTTCAGCGCTGATGCCTGGCAAATCGGGTGTGCTAGTCGTAACTCCATTCAAGTTGGCAGACAGAGA TGAGACGATTCTGGTGCAGCGAGGTTGGATTCCGTCAAACAAAAAGAATCCACAGACCAGGATGGAAGGCCAAGTTGAAGGCGAAATTGAACTAACAGGCGTGGTGCGAACAAATGAACAACGGACAGCTTTTATTCCTCGAAGCCAACCTGCCCACAAAATGTATTACTTTAG GGATCTGGACACAATGTCAAGAGAGCTTGGAACAGAACCGATCATGATAGACGCCAACGCAAACAGCACCGTGTCTGGTGGACCCATTGGAGGTCAAACCAGGGTCACATTAAGAAACGAGCATTTTTCCTACATTTTGACTTGGTACTCGCTGAGTGCTTTTACTGGGTACATGTGGTATAGAAATGTGATCAAAAAGGTAcctttattgtaa
- the pins gene encoding G-protein-signaling modulator 2, with the protein MEQNRDPESSADSNTCLELALEGERLCKAGDCRAGVTFFEAAIQAGTDDLRTLSAIYSQLGNAYFYLGDYVKAMTYHKHDLTLARTMGDKLGEAKASGNLGNTLKVMGKFDEATICCKRHLEISRELNDKVGEGRALYNLGNVFHAKGKHIGRLGQQDPGEFPEEVKKCLLDAVSYYDGNLQLMKELNDTAAQGRACGNLGNTHYLLGNFHQSISYHEERLKIAKEFGDKAAERRAHSNLGNAHIFLGEFTLAAEHYKQTLALAHDLGDRAIEAQACYSLGNTYTLLRDYPTAVDYHQRHLCIAQELMDKMGEGRAYWSLGNAHSAMGNHEKALHYASKHLEISKQTGDEMGQATAQMNVSDLRKVLGLPNVQEDVPQNAQRVRRQSMEQLDLIKMTPDARQLNRGLSLPTTIEDVQGTSKVEEEDNFFDQLSRFQSKRMDDQRCTLGGAENKENIKRTKTPSNVNLAAKAAATNAPANKEKGADELIDLIAGMQSKRMDEQRVELPHLPGLVPPPGQSFPVANSSEVSEDFFEMLMRCQGARLEDQRSTLPKESAVSAVSLTGDEEQEQQQRATATTVPDEDFFSLIMRLQSSGRMDDQRASVPKKK; encoded by the exons ATGGAGCAGAACAGAGATCCAGAG AGTTCGGCTGACTCCAACACATGCCTTGAATTGGCTTTGGAGGGAGAAAGGTTGTGCAAAGCTGGCGATTGCAGGGCAGGTGTCACCTTTTTTGAAGCTGCCATTCAGGCCGGCACCGATGACCTGCGAACTCTCAGCGCCATTTACAGCCAGCTAGGCAATGCGTATTTCTATCTAGGAGACTATGTGAAGGCAATGACCTACCACAAACACGATCTCACTCTTGCACGAACCATGGGGGACAAGCTAGGCGAGGCCAAAGCCAGTGGCAACCTGGGCAACACCCTGAAGGTCATGGGCAAATTTGATGAAGCCACAATTTGCTGCAAGAGACACCTCGAAATCTCCAGGGAGCTTAATGACAAG GTTGGTGAAGGCAGAGCGTTGTACAATCTGGGAAATGTATTTCACGCCAAAGGCAAACACATTGGCCGCCTGGGCCAGCAGGATCCTGGCGAGTTCCCTGAGGAAGTAAAGAAGTGCTTGTTGGATGCTGTTTCATATTATGA TGGGAATTTGCAGCTGATGAAGGAACTAAATGACACAGCAGCTCAGGGAAGAGCCTGTGGAAATCTTGGAAACACTCACTACCTTCTGGGCAATTTTCATCAGTCCATCAGCTACCACGAAGAG AGACTGAAAATTGCTAAAGAATTTGGTGACAAAGCTGCGGAGAGAAGAGCCCACAGCAACTTAGGAAACGCTCATATATTTCTTGGAGAGTTCACTCTTGCTGCTGAACATTACAA GCAAACACTAGCCCTTGCGCATGACCTGGGCGACAGAGCAATCGAGGCGCAGGCTTGCTACAGTTTGGGCAACACATATACCTTGCTGAGAGACTACCCAACCGCTGTCGACTACCACCAACGTCACCTGTGCATTGCGCAGGAGCTGATGGACAAAATGGGCGAGG GTCGCGCCTATTGGAGTTTGGGTAACGCGCATTCAGCCATGGGTAACCACGAGAAGGCGCTGCACTATGCCAGCAAGCACTTGGAAATATCCAAGCAG ACCGGCGACGAAATGGGACAGGCGACAGCCCAGATGAATGTTTCTGACCTGCGCAAAGTGCTTGGCTTGCCTAATGTGCAAGAAGACGTCCCGCAGAACGCTCAGCGCGTCAGACGCCAGAGCATGGAACAGCTTGACTTAATCAAG atgACTCCCGATGCTCGCCAATTGAACCGAGGTCTTAGCCTGCCGACAACAATTGAGGATGTCCAG GGTACTTCTAAGGTTGAGGAAGAAGACAACTTCTTTGACCAGCTCTCCCGCTTCCAGTCAAAACGAATGGATGATCAGCGTTGCACTCTCGGTGGCGCTGAGAACAAGGAGAATATCAAGCGTACGAAAACTCCTAGCAACGTGAACCTTGCTGCCAAAGCGGCAGCAACTAACGCACCTGCCAACA AAGAGAAGGGCGCTGACGAGTTGATCGATCTTATTGCCGGCATGCAGAGCAAGCGGATGGATGAGCAAAGAGTTGAACTGCCCCACCTTCCAGGCCTGGTTCCTCCACCAGGACAATCCTTCCCTGTAGCCAACAGTTCTGAGGTGTCTGAGGATTTCTTTGAGATGCTGATGAGGTGTCAG GGGGCCCGGTTAGAGGACCAACGAAGCACGTTGCCGAAGGAGAGCGCAGTGTCAGCCGTTAGCTTGACAGGCGACGAGgagcaggagcagcagcaacgaGCTACCGCCACCACGGTGCCAGATGAAGATTTTTTCTCACTGATCATGCGACTGCAATCTTCTGGCCGAATGGACGATCAGCGCGCCTCTGTGCCAAAGAAAAAGTAA